A genomic window from Lotus japonicus ecotype B-129 chromosome 1, LjGifu_v1.2 includes:
- the LOC130709493 gene encoding probable polygalacturonase At3g15720 isoform X1 yields the protein MFFRQMILLACFHLDLHMSGISIGDFPLGYCVYWLRKRLFFKQEMELSLIGLQNAGKTSLVNVVDAFVKAWNDLCAATQGAPTLLIPKGKSFMLQPVSFKGPCKTNNVNIELQGTLVAPKSVVAWKWANNNKGAWIDFSGINGLVIRGGGTFDGQGATWWAKYSDDSDRPSALRFHSCKNLALSATNHINSPRNHISISTCSDSSISNIHVTAPEESPNTDGIDISGSTNILIKDSTIRTGDDCIAINDGSSFINITGITCGPGHGISVGSLGRDRKFETVEEVHVRNCIFQGTTNGARIKTWQGGSGYARKITFEDIILDEAENPIIINQNYRAYQRNGLAEAVKVSEVTFRNFTGTSASEEAITLNCDPTVGCTGIILNKINIKYVSAGKRTRALCNNVRGSFSLCSPNVVCS from the exons ATGTTTTTCAGACAGATGATATTGTTAGCTTGCTTCCATTTGGATCTTCATATGTCAG GGATTTCCATTGGGGATTTTCCCCTTGGTTATTGTGTTTACTGGTTACGGAAACG ACTTTTCTTCAAGCAGGAAATGGAGTTATCGCTGATAGGACTTCAGAATGCTGGAAAGACTTCCCTTGTAAATGTTGTTGAT GCTTTTGTGAAAGCATGGAATGATTTGTGTGCTGCAACTCAAGGTGCCCCAACACTTCTCATACCCAAAGGGAAATCATTCATGTTGCAACCTGTGTCATTTAAAGGTCCTTGCAAAACTAACAATGTTAACATTGAG CTTCAGGGCACTCTTGTTGCCCCTAAAAGTGTTGTTGCTTGGAAATGGGCAAATAATAATAAGGGAGCATGGATCGATTTCTCAGGCATAAATGGCCTTGTTATTAGGGGAGGAGGAACATTCGATGGGCAAGGTGCTACATGGTGGGCCAAGTACTCTGATGATTCTGACAGGCCAAGT GCACTTCGGTTTCATAGCTGTAAGAATCTAGCGCTTAGTGCAACGAATCACATCAACAGCCCAAGAAATCACATAAGTATAAGTACATGCAGTGACTCTAGCATTTCCAATATTCATGTTACTGCCCCAGAGGAAAGTCCTAACACCGATGGGATTGATATCTCAGGATCAACTAACATCCTCATTAAGGATTCTACGATCCGAACTG GAGATGATTGCATTGCCATCAATGATGGTTCCTCTTTTATCAACATAACTGGTATTACATGTGGTCCTGGCCATGGCATCAG TGTTGGGAGCCTCGGGAGAGATAGAAAGTTTGAAACAGTAGAAGAGGTACATGTGAGAAATTGCATCTTCCAAGGAACCACAAATGGTGCCAGAATCAAGACATGGCAG GGAGGATCTGGGTATGCGAGGAAGATAACTTTTGAAGATATTATACTCGATGAAGCAGAGAACCCTATCATCATTAACCAAAATTATAGGGCTTATCAACGTAATGGTCTTGCGGAGGCAGTGAAAGTGAGTGAAGTTACTTTCCGTAACTTCACAGGAACCTCAGCTTCCGAGGAGGCAATCACACTAAATTGTGACCCTACCGTCGGCTGCACCGGCATTATATTAAATAAGATTAACATAAAATATGTATCCGCAGGGAAAAGAACACGTGCATTGTGTAATAATGTTCGTGGGTCATTCTCTTTATGTAGTCCAAATGTTGTCTGTTCTTGA
- the LOC130709493 gene encoding probable polygalacturonase At3g15720 isoform X2: MVIESLHGPLLEISVKYHEEVEFYRLFFKQEMELSLIGLQNAGKTSLVNVVDAFVKAWNDLCAATQGAPTLLIPKGKSFMLQPVSFKGPCKTNNVNIELQGTLVAPKSVVAWKWANNNKGAWIDFSGINGLVIRGGGTFDGQGATWWAKYSDDSDRPSALRFHSCKNLALSATNHINSPRNHISISTCSDSSISNIHVTAPEESPNTDGIDISGSTNILIKDSTIRTGDDCIAINDGSSFINITGITCGPGHGISVGSLGRDRKFETVEEVHVRNCIFQGTTNGARIKTWQGGSGYARKITFEDIILDEAENPIIINQNYRAYQRNGLAEAVKVSEVTFRNFTGTSASEEAITLNCDPTVGCTGIILNKINIKYVSAGKRTRALCNNVRGSFSLCSPNVVCS; the protein is encoded by the exons ATGGTAATTGAGTCTTTGCACGGGCCTTTGTTG gaAATCAGTGTTAAGTATCATGAGGAAGTTGAATTTTATAG ACTTTTCTTCAAGCAGGAAATGGAGTTATCGCTGATAGGACTTCAGAATGCTGGAAAGACTTCCCTTGTAAATGTTGTTGAT GCTTTTGTGAAAGCATGGAATGATTTGTGTGCTGCAACTCAAGGTGCCCCAACACTTCTCATACCCAAAGGGAAATCATTCATGTTGCAACCTGTGTCATTTAAAGGTCCTTGCAAAACTAACAATGTTAACATTGAG CTTCAGGGCACTCTTGTTGCCCCTAAAAGTGTTGTTGCTTGGAAATGGGCAAATAATAATAAGGGAGCATGGATCGATTTCTCAGGCATAAATGGCCTTGTTATTAGGGGAGGAGGAACATTCGATGGGCAAGGTGCTACATGGTGGGCCAAGTACTCTGATGATTCTGACAGGCCAAGT GCACTTCGGTTTCATAGCTGTAAGAATCTAGCGCTTAGTGCAACGAATCACATCAACAGCCCAAGAAATCACATAAGTATAAGTACATGCAGTGACTCTAGCATTTCCAATATTCATGTTACTGCCCCAGAGGAAAGTCCTAACACCGATGGGATTGATATCTCAGGATCAACTAACATCCTCATTAAGGATTCTACGATCCGAACTG GAGATGATTGCATTGCCATCAATGATGGTTCCTCTTTTATCAACATAACTGGTATTACATGTGGTCCTGGCCATGGCATCAG TGTTGGGAGCCTCGGGAGAGATAGAAAGTTTGAAACAGTAGAAGAGGTACATGTGAGAAATTGCATCTTCCAAGGAACCACAAATGGTGCCAGAATCAAGACATGGCAG GGAGGATCTGGGTATGCGAGGAAGATAACTTTTGAAGATATTATACTCGATGAAGCAGAGAACCCTATCATCATTAACCAAAATTATAGGGCTTATCAACGTAATGGTCTTGCGGAGGCAGTGAAAGTGAGTGAAGTTACTTTCCGTAACTTCACAGGAACCTCAGCTTCCGAGGAGGCAATCACACTAAATTGTGACCCTACCGTCGGCTGCACCGGCATTATATTAAATAAGATTAACATAAAATATGTATCCGCAGGGAAAAGAACACGTGCATTGTGTAATAATGTTCGTGGGTCATTCTCTTTATGTAGTCCAAATGTTGTCTGTTCTTGA
- the LOC130709493 gene encoding probable polygalacturonase At3g15720 isoform X5 — MELSLIGLQNAGKTSLVNVVDAFVKAWNDLCAATQGAPTLLIPKGKSFMLQPVSFKGPCKTNNVNIELQGTLVAPKSVVAWKWANNNKGAWIDFSGINGLVIRGGGTFDGQGATWWAKYSDDSDRPSALRFHSCKNLALSATNHINSPRNHISISTCSDSSISNIHVTAPEESPNTDGIDISGSTNILIKDSTIRTGDDCIAINDGSSFINITGITCGPGHGISVGSLGRDRKFETVEEVHVRNCIFQGTTNGARIKTWQGGSGYARKITFEDIILDEAENPIIINQNYRAYQRNGLAEAVKVSEVTFRNFTGTSASEEAITLNCDPTVGCTGIILNKINIKYVSAGKRTRALCNNVRGSFSLCSPNVVCS, encoded by the exons ATGGAGTTATCGCTGATAGGACTTCAGAATGCTGGAAAGACTTCCCTTGTAAATGTTGTTGAT GCTTTTGTGAAAGCATGGAATGATTTGTGTGCTGCAACTCAAGGTGCCCCAACACTTCTCATACCCAAAGGGAAATCATTCATGTTGCAACCTGTGTCATTTAAAGGTCCTTGCAAAACTAACAATGTTAACATTGAG CTTCAGGGCACTCTTGTTGCCCCTAAAAGTGTTGTTGCTTGGAAATGGGCAAATAATAATAAGGGAGCATGGATCGATTTCTCAGGCATAAATGGCCTTGTTATTAGGGGAGGAGGAACATTCGATGGGCAAGGTGCTACATGGTGGGCCAAGTACTCTGATGATTCTGACAGGCCAAGT GCACTTCGGTTTCATAGCTGTAAGAATCTAGCGCTTAGTGCAACGAATCACATCAACAGCCCAAGAAATCACATAAGTATAAGTACATGCAGTGACTCTAGCATTTCCAATATTCATGTTACTGCCCCAGAGGAAAGTCCTAACACCGATGGGATTGATATCTCAGGATCAACTAACATCCTCATTAAGGATTCTACGATCCGAACTG GAGATGATTGCATTGCCATCAATGATGGTTCCTCTTTTATCAACATAACTGGTATTACATGTGGTCCTGGCCATGGCATCAG TGTTGGGAGCCTCGGGAGAGATAGAAAGTTTGAAACAGTAGAAGAGGTACATGTGAGAAATTGCATCTTCCAAGGAACCACAAATGGTGCCAGAATCAAGACATGGCAG GGAGGATCTGGGTATGCGAGGAAGATAACTTTTGAAGATATTATACTCGATGAAGCAGAGAACCCTATCATCATTAACCAAAATTATAGGGCTTATCAACGTAATGGTCTTGCGGAGGCAGTGAAAGTGAGTGAAGTTACTTTCCGTAACTTCACAGGAACCTCAGCTTCCGAGGAGGCAATCACACTAAATTGTGACCCTACCGTCGGCTGCACCGGCATTATATTAAATAAGATTAACATAAAATATGTATCCGCAGGGAAAAGAACACGTGCATTGTGTAATAATGTTCGTGGGTCATTCTCTTTATGTAGTCCAAATGTTGTCTGTTCTTGA
- the LOC130709493 gene encoding probable polygalacturonase At3g15720 isoform X4 yields MLLILYARVTPKAGSSNFNIVNYGAKGDGQTDNSQAFVKAWNDLCAATQGAPTLLIPKGKSFMLQPVSFKGPCKTNNVNIELQGTLVAPKSVVAWKWANNNKGAWIDFSGINGLVIRGGGTFDGQGATWWAKYSDDSDRPSALRFHSCKNLALSATNHINSPRNHISISTCSDSSISNIHVTAPEESPNTDGIDISGSTNILIKDSTIRTGDDCIAINDGSSFINITGITCGPGHGISVGSLGRDRKFETVEEVHVRNCIFQGTTNGARIKTWQGGSGYARKITFEDIILDEAENPIIINQNYRAYQRNGLAEAVKVSEVTFRNFTGTSASEEAITLNCDPTVGCTGIILNKINIKYVSAGKRTRALCNNVRGSFSLCSPNVVCS; encoded by the exons ATGTTGTTGAT CTTGTATGCTAGAGTAACACCCAAAGCAGGATCTAGCAACTTCAATATTGTTAACTATGGTGCAAAAGGGGATGGCCAAACTGATAATTCACAA GCTTTTGTGAAAGCATGGAATGATTTGTGTGCTGCAACTCAAGGTGCCCCAACACTTCTCATACCCAAAGGGAAATCATTCATGTTGCAACCTGTGTCATTTAAAGGTCCTTGCAAAACTAACAATGTTAACATTGAG CTTCAGGGCACTCTTGTTGCCCCTAAAAGTGTTGTTGCTTGGAAATGGGCAAATAATAATAAGGGAGCATGGATCGATTTCTCAGGCATAAATGGCCTTGTTATTAGGGGAGGAGGAACATTCGATGGGCAAGGTGCTACATGGTGGGCCAAGTACTCTGATGATTCTGACAGGCCAAGT GCACTTCGGTTTCATAGCTGTAAGAATCTAGCGCTTAGTGCAACGAATCACATCAACAGCCCAAGAAATCACATAAGTATAAGTACATGCAGTGACTCTAGCATTTCCAATATTCATGTTACTGCCCCAGAGGAAAGTCCTAACACCGATGGGATTGATATCTCAGGATCAACTAACATCCTCATTAAGGATTCTACGATCCGAACTG GAGATGATTGCATTGCCATCAATGATGGTTCCTCTTTTATCAACATAACTGGTATTACATGTGGTCCTGGCCATGGCATCAG TGTTGGGAGCCTCGGGAGAGATAGAAAGTTTGAAACAGTAGAAGAGGTACATGTGAGAAATTGCATCTTCCAAGGAACCACAAATGGTGCCAGAATCAAGACATGGCAG GGAGGATCTGGGTATGCGAGGAAGATAACTTTTGAAGATATTATACTCGATGAAGCAGAGAACCCTATCATCATTAACCAAAATTATAGGGCTTATCAACGTAATGGTCTTGCGGAGGCAGTGAAAGTGAGTGAAGTTACTTTCCGTAACTTCACAGGAACCTCAGCTTCCGAGGAGGCAATCACACTAAATTGTGACCCTACCGTCGGCTGCACCGGCATTATATTAAATAAGATTAACATAAAATATGTATCCGCAGGGAAAAGAACACGTGCATTGTGTAATAATGTTCGTGGGTCATTCTCTTTATGTAGTCCAAATGTTGTCTGTTCTTGA
- the LOC130709493 gene encoding probable polygalacturonase At3g15720 isoform X3, with protein MEGLFSVIFMLFVAIPSLYARVTPKAGSSNFNIVNYGAKGDGQTDNSQAFVKAWNDLCAATQGAPTLLIPKGKSFMLQPVSFKGPCKTNNVNIELQGTLVAPKSVVAWKWANNNKGAWIDFSGINGLVIRGGGTFDGQGATWWAKYSDDSDRPSALRFHSCKNLALSATNHINSPRNHISISTCSDSSISNIHVTAPEESPNTDGIDISGSTNILIKDSTIRTGDDCIAINDGSSFINITGITCGPGHGISVGSLGRDRKFETVEEVHVRNCIFQGTTNGARIKTWQGGSGYARKITFEDIILDEAENPIIINQNYRAYQRNGLAEAVKVSEVTFRNFTGTSASEEAITLNCDPTVGCTGIILNKINIKYVSAGKRTRALCNNVRGSFSLCSPNVVCS; from the exons ATGGAAGGCCTATTTTCTGTGATTTTTATGTTGTTTGTTGCTATACCTAGCTTGTATGCTAGAGTAACACCCAAAGCAGGATCTAGCAACTTCAATATTGTTAACTATGGTGCAAAAGGGGATGGCCAAACTGATAATTCACAA GCTTTTGTGAAAGCATGGAATGATTTGTGTGCTGCAACTCAAGGTGCCCCAACACTTCTCATACCCAAAGGGAAATCATTCATGTTGCAACCTGTGTCATTTAAAGGTCCTTGCAAAACTAACAATGTTAACATTGAG CTTCAGGGCACTCTTGTTGCCCCTAAAAGTGTTGTTGCTTGGAAATGGGCAAATAATAATAAGGGAGCATGGATCGATTTCTCAGGCATAAATGGCCTTGTTATTAGGGGAGGAGGAACATTCGATGGGCAAGGTGCTACATGGTGGGCCAAGTACTCTGATGATTCTGACAGGCCAAGT GCACTTCGGTTTCATAGCTGTAAGAATCTAGCGCTTAGTGCAACGAATCACATCAACAGCCCAAGAAATCACATAAGTATAAGTACATGCAGTGACTCTAGCATTTCCAATATTCATGTTACTGCCCCAGAGGAAAGTCCTAACACCGATGGGATTGATATCTCAGGATCAACTAACATCCTCATTAAGGATTCTACGATCCGAACTG GAGATGATTGCATTGCCATCAATGATGGTTCCTCTTTTATCAACATAACTGGTATTACATGTGGTCCTGGCCATGGCATCAG TGTTGGGAGCCTCGGGAGAGATAGAAAGTTTGAAACAGTAGAAGAGGTACATGTGAGAAATTGCATCTTCCAAGGAACCACAAATGGTGCCAGAATCAAGACATGGCAG GGAGGATCTGGGTATGCGAGGAAGATAACTTTTGAAGATATTATACTCGATGAAGCAGAGAACCCTATCATCATTAACCAAAATTATAGGGCTTATCAACGTAATGGTCTTGCGGAGGCAGTGAAAGTGAGTGAAGTTACTTTCCGTAACTTCACAGGAACCTCAGCTTCCGAGGAGGCAATCACACTAAATTGTGACCCTACCGTCGGCTGCACCGGCATTATATTAAATAAGATTAACATAAAATATGTATCCGCAGGGAAAAGAACACGTGCATTGTGTAATAATGTTCGTGGGTCATTCTCTTTATGTAGTCCAAATGTTGTCTGTTCTTGA
- the LOC130709552 gene encoding probable cyclic nucleotide-gated ion channel 20, chloroplastic, with product MENYLILMQQISTIAGNQVPSYFVWEVLFTMSIMGLGLLLFAILIGNIQNFLQALGRRKLEMQLRGRDVEQWMSHRRLPVDLRRRVRQAERYNWAATRWVNEEMVMENLPEDLQRDIRRHLFRFVKESMELECHYLKGTLVVKNL from the exons ATGGAAAACTATCTTATCCTTATGCAGCAAATCAGTACTATAGCTGGTAATCAAGTGCCTAGCTATTTTGTGTGGGAAGTCCTTTTTACTATGTCCATCATGGGATTGGGACTCTTGCTTTTTGCAATTCTCATTGGAAACATACAGAATTTTCTACAGGCTCTTGGGCGGAG GAAGCTGGAAATGCAACTTAGAGGTCGTGATGTTGAGCAATGGATGAGCCATCGGCGCTTACCAGTAGACCTGAGAAG GAGAGTAAGACAGGCTGAACGGTATAATTGGGCTGCAACAAGGTGGGTGAATGAAGAAATGGTTATGGAGAATCTGCCAGAAGATCTGCAGAGAGACATTAGACGCCATCTCTTCAGATTTGTTAAGGAA AGTATGGAACTAGAATGCCATTATCTGAAGGGGACGCTTGTGGTGAAGAACTTATGA